One genomic window of bacterium includes the following:
- the pilM gene encoding type IV pilus assembly protein PilM, translated as MAKRNKYGIGIDVGSKRIHIATVKASGDTVAVDQLGCVDLPQDSIVDGSWMDGIALGDVLAKVAKDYNLKGKEIAVAVGGRQLMIKKITTDDMSDHELRGAIEYEADANLPFNISQVSLDYARQNQDVDSGRMEVLLVAAKNEVVFDSTEPLYWAGMKPKILEAAPFAVQAALTEAGYLDEEGIVGVLHIGFQSTEVMLYEMSQFETSRSIPIGGKVYVEGLIRRCGYSFEKALDTLARQSRTEEEQDALDAVARSVSERLAEQIERSLPEYLGVLAEKPMVKLLLCGGGAELPCLQSAMRQRFGLEVEVVNPFRRMNSPSRNVTLPEGGNASGYSCAIGLALRSMGGDHPGFNLIFSEDRPEAKRSTYLGAGAVVPILGFSAVMLGMIIVHLNQVSHLSSLESRLQSIRDETALYRDKIAVVEDLSVKRADVSARIDVIRELDRNRFARLEVLEMLARRLPALTWLTSTKEAATPNGAGIHVSGITSSNTKVAEFMTELLQEPSVKGVDLLVTQQGEIAGTEVTEFTLQLTIPTIEIQVAKPKKDNLLRKGAEAIKETNAALEDAKRKSARK; from the coding sequence ATGGCAAAACGCAACAAGTATGGGATCGGCATCGATGTTGGCAGTAAGCGAATACACATCGCAACCGTGAAAGCGAGTGGCGATACGGTTGCCGTTGATCAATTAGGTTGTGTTGATCTGCCTCAGGACTCAATCGTTGATGGTTCCTGGATGGACGGCATTGCCTTGGGTGACGTCCTTGCGAAAGTTGCGAAGGACTACAACCTTAAGGGAAAAGAGATCGCAGTAGCTGTGGGAGGGCGTCAGTTGATGATAAAGAAGATAACCACTGACGACATGTCCGACCATGAACTTCGCGGCGCAATTGAGTACGAAGCGGATGCGAATCTGCCGTTCAACATTAGTCAAGTGTCTTTAGATTATGCACGGCAGAACCAGGACGTTGACAGCGGTCGCATGGAAGTTCTGCTCGTCGCCGCAAAGAATGAAGTAGTGTTTGACTCTACGGAACCTCTTTATTGGGCAGGCATGAAGCCCAAAATACTTGAAGCCGCGCCTTTTGCCGTGCAGGCGGCTTTGACCGAGGCTGGCTATCTTGACGAAGAGGGCATTGTCGGCGTACTGCACATCGGGTTTCAGAGCACAGAAGTCATGCTCTACGAGATGTCTCAGTTTGAGACAAGTAGGAGTATTCCGATTGGAGGGAAGGTATATGTTGAAGGCCTAATCCGACGCTGTGGTTATAGTTTTGAGAAAGCACTTGACACTCTTGCGCGTCAAAGTCGCACGGAGGAAGAACAGGATGCTCTGGATGCTGTTGCACGCTCCGTGAGCGAGAGGCTTGCTGAGCAAATTGAGCGTTCGCTTCCTGAATACCTCGGCGTGCTCGCGGAAAAGCCTATGGTGAAGCTATTGCTGTGTGGCGGCGGAGCGGAATTGCCTTGTTTACAATCAGCAATGAGGCAGCGCTTCGGGCTTGAAGTAGAGGTCGTAAACCCCTTCCGGAGGATGAACAGTCCGTCGAGGAATGTCACCCTCCCAGAAGGAGGGAATGCTTCCGGTTACTCGTGTGCAATTGGACTTGCGCTACGATCAATGGGCGGAGATCACCCTGGATTCAACTTAATTTTCTCTGAAGATAGGCCAGAAGCGAAACGGTCGACATACCTTGGTGCGGGGGCGGTGGTTCCAATTCTTGGCTTCTCGGCGGTCATGTTAGGAATGATTATCGTCCATCTTAACCAAGTTAGTCATCTCAGCAGTCTGGAGTCACGTTTGCAGTCCATACGCGATGAAACAGCCCTTTATCGAGATAAGATCGCGGTAGTCGAAGATCTGTCAGTAAAGCGTGCAGATGTCTCCGCACGGATTGACGTGATACGGGAGCTGGACCGCAACAGGTTCGCTCGACTTGAAGTGCTTGAGATGTTGGCGCGGCGCCTGCCTGCGCTTACCTGGCTCACGAGCACCAAGGAGGCAGCAACTCCAAACGGTGCGGGAATTCATGTCTCGGGAATCACAAGCTCAAACACGAAAGTCGCGGAATTCATGACGGAATTGCTTCAGGAACCGAGTGTCAAGGGAGTTGACTTGCTTGTCACACAACAGGGTGAAATTGCGGGTACCGAAGTCACTGAGTTCACACTGCAGTTGACAATTCCGACAATCGAAATTCAGGTCGCAAAGCCGAAGAAAGACAACCTGCTCAGGAAAGGCGCCGAAGCGATCAAAGAGACAAATGCCGCGCTCGAGGATGCAAAGCGAAAGTCGGCTCGAAAGTAA
- a CDS encoding type 4a pilus biogenesis protein PilO — MSINLRSPTTQKWLIAVFLLFGAVYAYANFVYMPRQDQAVRLEKSIAEEQALLIKGKRIAANFQTVQDDYARLMASWEVAIELLPTEQEMDALLKNVSEEGSKRDVNFLLFRPLDAVEQPYYWEYPIQIRTLSSYHNLGRFISSVAGLKRIVNVRNIRLSAYKPTKGRSPYSVEAEFLATIYVFKELGAPVEVAPTEEELKASGRKPAKKTGGH, encoded by the coding sequence ATGTCAATAAACCTAAGAAGTCCCACCACCCAGAAGTGGCTGATAGCGGTTTTTCTGCTCTTCGGTGCAGTATACGCGTACGCGAACTTCGTTTACATGCCGCGACAAGACCAGGCAGTTCGCTTGGAGAAAAGTATCGCAGAAGAGCAGGCGTTACTTATAAAAGGAAAGCGGATTGCAGCAAATTTCCAGACCGTGCAGGACGATTATGCGCGGCTAATGGCGAGCTGGGAAGTTGCAATCGAGTTGCTGCCAACGGAGCAGGAGATGGACGCGCTGCTTAAGAACGTCTCTGAAGAAGGAAGCAAGCGCGATGTAAACTTCCTGTTGTTCAGACCTCTTGACGCCGTTGAACAACCGTACTACTGGGAGTATCCGATTCAGATCAGGACTCTATCGTCATACCACAATCTTGGGCGTTTCATTTCAAGCGTTGCAGGACTCAAGAGAATTGTGAATGTGCGGAATATTCGTCTGAGCGCGTACAAGCCAACCAAAGGCAGAAGTCCTTATAGTGTAGAGGCTGAGTTTCTGGCAACGATATATGTCTTCAAAGAACTCGGTGCCCCGGTCGAAGTTGCTCCGACTGAAGAGGAGCTGAAGGCGAGTGGTCGTAAACCCGCGAAGAAGACTGGAGGCCACTAA